The following coding sequences are from one Streptomyces dengpaensis window:
- a CDS encoding cupin domain-containing protein, with product MTANEGLLVPPGHGRVVQTPAQHVTFKVTGTHSRMASTFEVKVPPGFDVGAHVHTRSEELFYVLEGELDVLAFEPRIRTPDNWQKWESSSGNRVVRASPGTVIVVPPGCPHAFANPTEAPAKMFFQASPPPDHERYFEELLEILGNGGPPDHAAIEELRSRYDIEQLTPLRHR from the coding sequence ATGACAGCAAACGAAGGGCTCCTCGTACCACCGGGCCATGGCCGCGTGGTACAGACACCCGCCCAGCACGTGACGTTCAAGGTGACCGGCACGCACTCGCGCATGGCGTCCACCTTCGAGGTGAAGGTCCCGCCCGGCTTCGACGTCGGTGCCCATGTGCACACGCGCAGTGAGGAGTTGTTCTACGTACTCGAAGGCGAGCTGGACGTGCTCGCCTTCGAGCCGCGCATCCGGACACCCGACAACTGGCAGAAGTGGGAGTCGAGTTCGGGCAACCGGGTGGTCCGGGCGAGCCCGGGCACGGTCATCGTCGTACCGCCGGGGTGCCCGCACGCGTTCGCGAACCCGACGGAGGCTCCCGCGAAGATGTTCTTCCAGGCGTCTCCGCCGCCGGATCACGAGCGGTATTTCGAGGAGCTGCTGGAGATTCTCGGCAACGGGGGTCCGCCGGATCACGCCGCGATCGAGGAGCTGCGGAGCCGGTACGACATCGAGCAGCTGACGCCGCTCAGACACCGTTAG
- a CDS encoding NUDIX domain-containing protein: MRGKRSAGLLLFRHTDNGLEVLLGHMGGPFFARRAAGAWTVPKGEYEPDENAWDAARREFQEELGLPPPEGMAIALGEVTQTNGKVVTVWAVEADLDPAAVVPGVFAMEWPPKSGQQQEFPELDRVEWCDLDRARALIVKAQAEFLDRLVEHMD, translated from the coding sequence GTGAGAGGGAAGCGCAGCGCGGGACTGCTGTTGTTCCGGCACACCGACAACGGCCTGGAGGTATTGCTCGGCCATATGGGCGGTCCGTTCTTCGCGCGGCGCGCGGCCGGGGCCTGGACCGTGCCCAAGGGCGAGTACGAGCCCGACGAGAACGCCTGGGACGCGGCGCGCCGGGAGTTCCAGGAGGAGCTGGGGCTGCCGCCGCCCGAGGGGATGGCCATCGCGCTGGGCGAGGTCACGCAGACGAACGGCAAGGTCGTCACGGTCTGGGCGGTCGAGGCGGACCTCGACCCGGCGGCCGTGGTCCCCGGCGTCTTCGCGATGGAGTGGCCGCCCAAGTCGGGGCAGCAACAGGAGTTCCCCGAGCTGGACCGCGTGGAGTGGTGCGACCTGGACCGGGCCCGGGCGCTGATCGTGAAGGCGCAGGCGGAGTTCCTCGACCGGCTGGTGGAGCACATGGACTGA
- a CDS encoding cytochrome P450, producing the protein MTEDTITEALPPVRNWPAVDLAGVVFDPVLTELMREGPVTRIRLHNGEGWAWLVTRYDDIRRVTNDPRFSREAVMRREVTRLAPHFIPDRGAVGFLDPPDHARLRRTVAGAFTARGVERVRERSRRMLDELVDELIQDGPPADLTATVLSPFPIAVICELMGVPATDRQGMHTWTQLILSSSHGAEVSEKAKGEMSAYFAKLIGERRDAAGEDVTSLLGAAVGRGEVTPEEAVGLAVLLQIGGEAVTNNSGQLFYILLTRPDLVEQLRAEPEIRPRAIDELLRYIPHRNAVGLSRIAVEDVEISGVRIRAGDAVYVSYLAANRDPDVFPDPETIDFSRSPNPHVAFGFGPHYCPGGMLARLESELMVDALLDRMPGLRLAVRPEQVPFRRGALIRGPETLPVTW; encoded by the coding sequence ATGACCGAAGACACGATCACCGAGGCACTGCCACCCGTCCGCAACTGGCCCGCCGTCGACCTGGCCGGCGTGGTCTTCGACCCGGTCCTCACCGAGCTGATGCGGGAGGGCCCGGTCACCCGGATCCGACTCCACAACGGCGAGGGCTGGGCGTGGCTGGTGACGCGCTACGACGATATCCGCAGGGTGACCAACGACCCCCGGTTCAGCCGCGAGGCGGTCATGCGGCGTGAGGTCACCCGGCTCGCCCCGCACTTCATCCCGGACCGGGGCGCGGTGGGCTTCCTGGATCCGCCCGACCACGCCCGGCTGCGCCGCACGGTCGCCGGCGCCTTCACGGCGCGAGGCGTGGAGCGCGTGCGCGAGAGGTCCCGGCGGATGCTCGACGAGCTGGTCGACGAGCTCATCCAGGACGGGCCGCCCGCCGACCTGACCGCGACGGTCCTGAGCCCGTTCCCCATCGCGGTCATCTGCGAGCTGATGGGCGTCCCGGCGACCGACCGGCAGGGCATGCACACCTGGACCCAGCTGATCCTGTCCTCCTCGCACGGCGCCGAGGTCAGCGAGAAGGCCAAGGGCGAGATGAGCGCGTACTTCGCGAAGCTCATCGGCGAGCGGCGCGACGCCGCCGGCGAAGATGTCACCTCGCTCCTCGGCGCCGCCGTGGGCCGAGGCGAGGTCACGCCGGAGGAGGCCGTCGGGCTCGCCGTGCTCCTCCAGATCGGCGGTGAGGCGGTCACCAACAACAGCGGCCAGCTTTTCTACATCCTGCTGACCCGCCCGGACCTGGTCGAGCAGCTGCGCGCCGAGCCGGAGATCCGCCCCCGCGCCATCGACGAGCTGCTGCGCTACATCCCGCACCGCAACGCGGTCGGGCTGTCGCGGATCGCGGTGGAGGACGTGGAGATCAGCGGCGTACGGATCCGGGCGGGCGACGCGGTCTACGTGTCGTACCTGGCCGCGAACCGCGATCCGGACGTCTTCCCGGACCCCGAGACGATCGACTTCTCGCGCAGCCCGAACCCGCATGTGGCGTTCGGCTTCGGCCCGCACTACTGCCCGGGCGGCATGCTGGCCAGGCTGGAGTCCGAGCTCATGGTCGACGCCCTGCTCGACCGGATGCCGGGGCTGCGGCTCGCCGTACGGCCCGAGCAAGTCCCCTTCAGAAGGGGTGCGTTGATCCGTGGCCCCGAAACCCTCCCCGTGACGTGGTGA
- a CDS encoding acyl-CoA dehydrogenase family protein yields MTVAAELRSRTQELLAAHPPLETGRLDFLKARFDAGLAWVHYPEGLGGLGAPRTLQAVVDAELEAAGAPDNDPRRIGIGLGMAAPTILGFGTEEQKRRFLRPLWTGEEVWCQLFSEPGAGSDLAALGTRAVRDGDEWVVDGQKVWTSSAHLARWAILIARTDADVPKHRGITYFICDMTDPGVEVRPLRQITGEAEFNEVFLTGVRIPDSRRLGEIGEGWKVAQTTLMNERVSIGGMRIPREGGMIGPVSRTWRERPELRTHDLHQRLLKLWIEAEVARLTGERLRQQLVAGQPGPEGSGMKLAFARLNQEISGLEVELLGEEGLLYDDWTMRRPELVDFTGRDAGYRYLRSKGNSIEGGTSEVLLNIVAERVLGLPSEPRTDKDVAWKDLAR; encoded by the coding sequence ATGACCGTCGCCGCAGAACTGCGCAGCCGCACCCAGGAGTTGCTGGCGGCACATCCGCCCCTGGAAACCGGCCGGCTGGACTTCCTCAAGGCCCGCTTCGACGCCGGTCTCGCCTGGGTGCACTACCCGGAAGGCCTCGGCGGACTGGGCGCCCCGCGCACCCTCCAGGCCGTCGTGGACGCCGAGTTGGAGGCCGCGGGCGCCCCCGACAACGACCCGCGGCGCATCGGCATCGGCCTCGGGATGGCCGCGCCGACGATCCTCGGCTTCGGCACGGAGGAGCAGAAGCGGCGCTTCCTCAGGCCCCTGTGGACCGGCGAGGAGGTGTGGTGCCAGCTGTTCAGCGAGCCGGGTGCCGGGTCGGACCTGGCCGCGCTCGGCACACGCGCCGTCCGTGACGGGGACGAGTGGGTGGTCGACGGGCAGAAGGTGTGGACGTCCAGCGCCCACCTGGCCCGCTGGGCGATCCTCATCGCCCGCACCGACGCGGACGTGCCCAAGCACCGCGGGATCACGTACTTCATCTGCGACATGACCGACCCCGGCGTCGAGGTGCGGCCGCTGCGCCAGATCACCGGCGAGGCCGAGTTCAACGAGGTCTTCCTCACCGGCGTCCGTATCCCGGACTCACGTCGGCTCGGCGAGATCGGCGAGGGCTGGAAGGTCGCGCAGACCACGCTCATGAACGAGCGGGTCTCCATCGGCGGCATGCGCATCCCGCGCGAGGGCGGCATGATCGGCCCGGTCTCCCGGACCTGGCGCGAGCGCCCCGAGCTGCGCACCCACGACCTGCACCAGCGGCTGCTGAAGCTGTGGATCGAGGCCGAGGTCGCGCGTCTCACCGGTGAGCGGCTGCGCCAGCAGCTCGTCGCGGGCCAGCCCGGCCCGGAGGGCTCCGGCATGAAGCTCGCCTTCGCGCGCCTCAACCAGGAGATCAGCGGCCTGGAAGTCGAACTCCTCGGTGAGGAGGGCCTGTTGTACGACGACTGGACGATGCGCCGACCGGAACTGGTCGACTTCACCGGCCGGGACGCCGGCTACCGCTACCTCCGCTCGAAGGGCAACAGCATCGAGGGCGGGACCAGCGAGGTCCTGCTGAACATCGTCGCCGAACGCGTCCTGGGACTGCCGTCCGAGCCGCGGACCGACAAGGACGTCGCGTGGAAGGACCTGGCCCGATGA
- a CDS encoding acyl-CoA dehydrogenase family protein — protein MAEFTMELNDEQKEVRDWLHGFAADVIRPAAAEWDEREETPWPVIQEAAKVGIYSLDFYAQQYFDPTGLGIPMAMEELFWGDAGIALSIVGTGLAAVGVLANGTEEQIGTWIPQMYGDANDVKVAAFCSSEPDAGSDVASMRTRAVYDEAKDEWVLNGTKTWATNGGIAGVHVVVAVVDAELGSKGHASFIVPPNTPGLSQGQKFKKHGIRASHTAEVVLENVRVPGSCLLGGKEKLDERLARARERSEMGVPPAEGWGRVKNAAMATFEASRPAVGAMAVGTARAAYEVALDYATTREQFGRPIIDNQGVAFQLADMRTSIDAARLLVWRASWMAVNGKPFTAAEGSMSKLFASETAKKVTAQAIQILGGNGYTREYPVERMHRDSAIYTIFEGTSEIQRLVIARTLSGMPIR, from the coding sequence CACCATGGAGCTCAACGACGAACAGAAGGAGGTCCGGGACTGGCTGCACGGCTTCGCCGCCGACGTCATCCGCCCTGCGGCCGCCGAATGGGACGAGCGCGAAGAGACTCCCTGGCCGGTCATCCAGGAGGCCGCGAAGGTCGGCATCTACTCCCTGGACTTCTACGCCCAGCAGTACTTCGACCCCACCGGCCTCGGCATACCGATGGCCATGGAGGAGCTGTTCTGGGGCGACGCGGGCATCGCCCTCTCCATCGTCGGCACCGGCCTCGCCGCCGTGGGCGTCCTCGCCAATGGCACCGAGGAGCAGATCGGCACCTGGATCCCCCAGATGTACGGCGATGCCAACGATGTCAAGGTCGCCGCCTTCTGCTCCTCCGAGCCCGACGCCGGCTCCGACGTCGCCTCCATGCGCACCCGTGCCGTGTACGACGAGGCCAAGGACGAGTGGGTCCTCAACGGCACCAAGACCTGGGCCACCAACGGCGGCATCGCGGGCGTCCACGTCGTCGTCGCGGTCGTCGACGCGGAGCTCGGTTCCAAGGGCCACGCCTCCTTCATCGTCCCGCCGAACACGCCGGGCCTGTCCCAGGGGCAGAAGTTCAAGAAGCACGGCATCCGCGCCTCGCACACCGCCGAGGTCGTCCTGGAGAACGTCCGTGTCCCTGGCTCTTGCCTCCTCGGCGGCAAGGAGAAGCTCGACGAGCGCCTCGCCCGCGCCCGCGAACGAAGTGAGATGGGGGTCCCCCCGGCCGAAGGCTGGGGGAGGGTGAAGAACGCGGCGATGGCGACGTTCGAGGCATCGCGGCCGGCCGTCGGTGCCATGGCGGTGGGCACCGCGCGGGCCGCGTACGAGGTCGCCCTCGATTACGCCACGACGCGTGAGCAGTTCGGGCGGCCGATCATCGACAACCAGGGGGTGGCTTTCCAGCTCGCGGACATGCGGACGTCCATCGACGCCGCGCGTCTGCTCGTGTGGCGGGCGTCCTGGATGGCGGTCAACGGCAAGCCGTTCACGGCGGCCGAGGGCTCCATGTCCAAGCTCTTCGCCAGTGAGACGGCGAAGAAGGTCACGGCCCAGGCGATCCAGATCCTGGGCGGCAACGGCTACACCAGGGAGTACCCGGTGGAGCGGATGCACCGCGACAGCGCGATCTACACGATCTTCGAGGGGACGAGCGAGATCCAGCGACTGGTCATCGCCCGTACGTTGTCCGGCATGCCCATCCGCTAG
- a CDS encoding helix-turn-helix domain-containing protein, translating into MSTDEVLADVGPRLRRIRKEREVTLAGLSEATGISVSTLSRLESGLRKPSLELLLPIARAHQVPLDELVGAPPVGDPRVPSAKPIVHNGRTHWPLTRQPGGLQAFKVLEPRRKLDPEPRTHEGYEWLYVLSGRLRLVLGEHDVVLTAGEAAEFDTRVPHWFGSTGEGPVEFLSLFGPQGERMHVRARPKRS; encoded by the coding sequence ATGAGTACTGATGAGGTTCTGGCGGACGTGGGCCCGAGGCTGCGGCGGATCCGGAAGGAGCGTGAGGTGACCCTCGCCGGGCTGTCCGAAGCGACCGGCATCTCGGTGAGCACGCTGTCGCGCCTGGAGTCCGGACTGCGCAAGCCCAGCCTGGAACTGCTGCTGCCGATCGCCCGTGCCCACCAGGTGCCGCTGGACGAGCTGGTGGGCGCTCCGCCGGTCGGTGACCCACGCGTGCCCTCCGCCAAGCCGATCGTGCACAACGGCCGCACGCACTGGCCGCTCACCCGCCAGCCCGGCGGACTCCAGGCCTTCAAGGTGCTCGAACCGCGGCGCAAGCTCGATCCGGAACCGCGGACGCATGAGGGCTACGAGTGGCTGTACGTGCTCTCCGGGCGGCTGCGGCTCGTCCTGGGCGAGCACGATGTCGTGCTGACGGCGGGCGAGGCCGCCGAGTTCGACACGCGGGTGCCGCACTGGTTCGGCTCGACGGGGGAGGGGCCGGTGGAGTTCCTGAGCCTGTTCGGGCCGCAGGGGGAGCGGATGCACGTACGGGCGCGACCCAAGCGTTCGTGA
- a CDS encoding ATP-dependent DNA ligase: MLLTRLARVSREVAATSARSRKIALLAELFRDADADDVPIVIPYLAGRLPQGRLGIGWKILSRPVPPASEPSLTVREVDARLTELGAVTGTGSQAERARLMGELMAAATEDEQRFLFGLISGEVRQGALDAVAVEGLAEATGAPGADVRRAVMLAGSLQTVAQALLSHGPEALDGFRLTVGRPVLPMLAHTASSVSEAVEKLGACAVEEKLDGIRVQLHRDGDDVRIYTRTLDDITDRLPELTSMARELAHTRFILDGEVIALDENGRPRSFQETAGRVGSRVDVATAAKTVPVSPVFFDALSVDGQDLLDLPFTERHAELARLVPEPMRVRRTLVDGPADLPAAERFLADTLDRGHEGVVVKALDAPYSAGRRGASWLKVKPVHTLDLVVLAAEWGHGRRTGKLSNLHLGARNPDGSFAMLGKTFKGMTDAMLAWQTERLQELAVEDNGYVVTVRPELVVEIAYDGLQKSTRYPAGVTLRFARVVRYREDKPPAEADTVGTLLAAHPEVAR, translated from the coding sequence ATGCTGCTGACCCGGCTGGCACGAGTGTCCCGGGAGGTCGCCGCCACCTCGGCGCGGTCCCGGAAGATCGCTCTGCTCGCGGAGCTGTTCCGGGACGCCGACGCGGACGACGTGCCGATCGTCATCCCGTATCTGGCGGGCCGCCTTCCGCAGGGGCGGCTCGGCATCGGCTGGAAGATCCTCAGCAGGCCCGTCCCTCCGGCGTCGGAGCCTTCGCTCACGGTGCGGGAGGTGGACGCAAGGCTGACGGAGCTCGGCGCGGTCACCGGCACCGGCTCCCAGGCCGAACGGGCGCGCCTGATGGGCGAACTGATGGCGGCGGCCACCGAGGACGAACAGCGCTTCCTGTTCGGGCTGATCAGCGGCGAGGTACGGCAGGGCGCTCTGGACGCGGTCGCCGTCGAGGGGCTCGCCGAGGCGACCGGCGCGCCCGGCGCGGACGTACGCCGGGCGGTGATGCTGGCCGGTTCGCTGCAGACGGTGGCGCAGGCCCTGCTGTCGCACGGCCCGGAGGCGCTCGACGGTTTCCGGCTCACCGTCGGCCGCCCGGTGCTGCCGATGCTGGCGCACACGGCTTCTTCCGTGTCCGAAGCGGTGGAGAAGCTGGGCGCGTGTGCCGTCGAGGAGAAGCTCGACGGCATCCGCGTCCAGCTCCACCGCGACGGCGACGACGTACGGATCTACACCCGCACCCTCGACGACATCACCGACCGCCTGCCCGAACTCACCTCCATGGCGAGGGAGTTGGCGCACACCCGGTTCATCCTGGACGGCGAGGTGATCGCGCTGGACGAGAACGGGCGGCCGCGCTCCTTCCAGGAGACGGCCGGGCGCGTGGGCTCGCGCGTGGACGTGGCGACGGCGGCGAAGACCGTGCCCGTCTCCCCCGTCTTCTTCGACGCGCTGTCCGTCGACGGGCAGGATCTGCTGGATCTGCCGTTCACCGAGCGGCACGCGGAGCTGGCGCGGCTGGTGCCCGAGCCGATGCGGGTGCGGCGCACGCTCGTCGACGGCCCCGCGGACCTGCCCGCGGCGGAGCGGTTCCTCGCCGACACCTTGGACCGCGGCCACGAAGGCGTCGTGGTCAAGGCCCTCGACGCCCCCTACAGCGCGGGCCGGCGCGGTGCCTCCTGGCTCAAGGTCAAGCCCGTGCACACCCTCGACCTGGTGGTCCTGGCGGCCGAGTGGGGCCATGGGCGGCGCACCGGCAAGCTGTCCAACCTGCACCTCGGCGCGCGCAACCCGGACGGGTCCTTCGCGATGCTCGGCAAGACGTTCAAGGGCATGACCGACGCGATGCTGGCCTGGCAGACCGAGCGGCTCCAGGAGCTGGCTGTCGAGGACAACGGCTATGTGGTGACCGTACGCCCGGAACTCGTCGTCGAGATCGCGTACGACGGTCTGCAGAAGTCCACCCGCTACCCGGCCGGCGTCACCCTCCGCTTCGCCCGTGTCGTGCGCTACCGCGAGGACAAGCCCCCGGCCGAGGCGGACACGGTCGGGACGCTGCTTGCCGCGCACCCGGAGGTGGCCCGGTGA
- a CDS encoding NADP-dependent succinic semialdehyde dehydrogenase translates to MPIATVNPANGETLKTYDALSPEEIERRLAAAEAAFRTHRTTSFAERARLLHQAADLLDAEQQDIAQVMTMEMGKPVKQARAEAAKCAKAMRWYADHAQGLLADEEPAESDVKDSGASRVFVRYRPLGPVLAVMPWNFPLWQVIRFAAPALMAGNVGLLKHASNVPQTALYLEDLFRRAGFPEGCFQTLLIGSGAVEGILRDPRVKAATLTGSEPAGRAVASVAGDEVKKTVMELGGSDPFVVMPSADIDRAAKVAVTARVQNNGQSCIAAKRFIVHTDVFDAFAERFTAGMNALKVGDPLDEDTDVGPLSTEQGRSDLEELVDDAVESGATVLCGGERPDGFTESGWYYAPTVLADITPEMRIHQEEAFGPVATLYRAADLDEAVALANDSPFGLSSNVWTRDGTDVDRFVRDLEAGGVYVNGMTASHPAFPFGGEKRSGYGRELSGHGIREFCNITTVWHGA, encoded by the coding sequence ATGCCCATCGCGACGGTGAACCCGGCGAACGGCGAGACGCTCAAGACGTACGACGCCCTGAGCCCCGAGGAGATCGAGCGCAGGCTCGCGGCCGCCGAGGCCGCGTTCCGCACCCATCGCACCACGTCCTTCGCGGAGCGGGCGCGGCTGCTCCACCAGGCCGCCGACCTGCTCGACGCGGAGCAGCAGGACATCGCCCAGGTGATGACCATGGAGATGGGCAAGCCGGTCAAGCAGGCGCGCGCGGAGGCCGCGAAGTGCGCGAAGGCGATGCGCTGGTACGCCGACCACGCCCAGGGGCTCCTCGCCGACGAGGAACCGGCCGAGTCCGACGTGAAGGACTCCGGCGCCTCCCGCGTCTTCGTGCGCTACCGGCCGCTCGGGCCGGTCCTCGCCGTCATGCCCTGGAACTTCCCGCTCTGGCAGGTGATCCGGTTCGCCGCGCCCGCGCTGATGGCGGGCAACGTGGGCCTGCTCAAGCACGCCTCGAACGTGCCGCAGACCGCCCTCTATCTGGAGGACCTGTTCCGCCGGGCGGGCTTCCCCGAGGGCTGTTTCCAGACGCTGCTGATCGGCTCCGGCGCCGTCGAGGGCATCCTGCGCGATCCGCGCGTCAAGGCGGCCACGCTCACGGGGAGTGAACCCGCGGGCCGGGCCGTCGCCTCGGTCGCCGGGGACGAGGTCAAGAAGACGGTCATGGAGCTCGGCGGCAGCGACCCGTTCGTGGTCATGCCGTCGGCGGACATCGACCGGGCCGCGAAGGTCGCCGTGACGGCGCGCGTGCAGAACAACGGGCAGTCGTGCATCGCCGCCAAGCGGTTCATCGTGCACACCGATGTGTTCGACGCCTTCGCCGAGCGGTTCACGGCGGGCATGAACGCCCTGAAGGTCGGCGACCCGCTGGACGAGGACACGGACGTCGGGCCGCTCTCCACCGAACAGGGACGCAGCGATCTGGAGGAGCTGGTCGACGACGCGGTGGAGAGCGGCGCGACCGTGCTGTGTGGCGGTGAACGGCCGGACGGTTTCACGGAGAGCGGCTGGTACTACGCGCCGACCGTCCTCGCCGACATCACCCCGGAGATGCGCATCCACCAGGAGGAGGCCTTCGGGCCCGTCGCCACGCTCTACCGCGCGGCCGACCTGGACGAGGCGGTGGCCCTCGCCAACGATTCCCCGTTCGGGCTGAGTTCGAACGTCTGGACGCGCGATGGGACCGACGTGGACCGGTTCGTCCGTGATCTGGAGGCGGGCGGCGTGTACGTCAACGGGATGACGGCGTCCCATCCGGCGTTCCCGTTCGGCGGGGAGAAGCGGTCCGGCTACGGGCGTGAGCTGTCCGGGCACGGAATCCGCGAGTTCTGCAACATCACCACCGTATGGCACGGAGCGTGA
- a CDS encoding NAD(P)/FAD-dependent oxidoreductase has translation MTETYEVVVIGGGAAGLSAALVLGRARRRTLVVDSGEPRNAPAAHMQGYLSRDGIPPAEFLALGREEIARYGVELVRDRAVDAVRDAGGEFDVTLAGGRTVHARQLVVATGLKDELPAVPGVAERFGRDVIHCPYCHGWEVRDRAFGVLATTPMSVHQALMVSQWSQDVTLFLHTVAEEELSDDDLRRLAAAGVAVVAGEVAGLVIDDDLLTGVRLADGTTHAREVLFVAPRAVPQTGLLQRLGAELRDTPFGTYAVVDERGLTTVPGLWAAGNASGFAEQVVNAASRGYRAGAAINGELLFADLDAAIRV, from the coding sequence ATGACCGAGACATACGAAGTCGTCGTCATCGGCGGCGGCGCGGCCGGACTGTCCGCCGCGCTCGTCCTGGGCCGGGCCCGGCGCCGCACACTGGTCGTCGACTCGGGCGAACCGCGCAACGCACCCGCCGCGCACATGCAGGGCTATCTGTCGCGGGACGGCATACCGCCCGCCGAGTTCCTCGCCCTCGGGCGCGAGGAGATCGCGCGGTACGGCGTCGAGCTGGTCCGGGACCGGGCGGTGGACGCGGTCCGGGACGCGGGCGGGGAGTTCGACGTGACGCTGGCGGGAGGCCGGACCGTGCACGCCCGGCAGCTCGTCGTCGCCACCGGCCTCAAGGACGAACTGCCGGCGGTTCCCGGCGTTGCGGAGCGGTTCGGGCGCGACGTGATCCACTGCCCGTACTGCCACGGCTGGGAGGTGCGTGACCGGGCCTTCGGCGTGCTCGCCACGACCCCGATGAGCGTGCACCAGGCGTTGATGGTCTCTCAGTGGTCCCAGGACGTGACCCTTTTCCTGCACACCGTGGCCGAGGAGGAACTGTCGGACGACGATCTGCGCCGCCTCGCGGCGGCCGGGGTCGCCGTGGTGGCGGGTGAGGTCGCGGGGCTGGTGATCGACGACGACCTGCTCACCGGGGTACGGCTCGCGGACGGCACGACGCACGCCCGCGAGGTGCTGTTCGTCGCGCCGCGCGCCGTCCCGCAGACCGGGCTGCTCCAGCGGCTGGGCGCCGAGCTGCGCGACACGCCGTTCGGCACGTATGCCGTGGTCGACGAGCGGGGTCTGACGACCGTGCCGGGCCTGTGGGCGGCGGGGAACGCGAGCGGTTTCGCGGAGCAGGTGGTGAACGCGGCGAGCCGGGGTTACCGCGCCGGGGCGGCGATCAACGGGGAGCTGCTCTTCGCGGACCTCGACGCGGCGATCCGGGTATAG
- a CDS encoding NADPH:quinone oxidoreductase family protein, whose product MQAWQVHQLGEPSEVMQLQEVERPQPGEGQVLLRVRAANINFPDALMCRGQYQVRPPLPFTPGVEICGETEDGRRVLANPALPYGGFAEYAVADAAALLPAPAALDDAEAAALHIGYQTGWFGLHRRAGLEVGETLLVHAAAGGVGSAAVQLGKAAGATVIGVVGGADKAAVARELGCDVVIDRRTQDVIAAVKEATGGRGADVIYDPVGGDAYAQSAKVVAFEGRIVVVGFASGSVPSPALNHALVKNYSILGLHWGLYNTKNPKLVQHCHEQLTELAARGAIKPLVSERVPLGGAAAAVQRVADGVTTGRVAVVPSLENGAAA is encoded by the coding sequence ATGCAGGCATGGCAAGTGCACCAGCTCGGCGAGCCGAGTGAGGTGATGCAGCTCCAGGAAGTGGAGCGTCCGCAGCCCGGTGAGGGCCAGGTGCTGCTCCGGGTGCGCGCGGCGAACATCAACTTCCCGGACGCGCTGATGTGCCGAGGGCAGTACCAGGTCAGGCCCCCGCTGCCGTTCACGCCCGGCGTGGAGATCTGCGGCGAGACCGAGGACGGGCGCCGTGTGCTCGCCAACCCCGCGCTGCCGTACGGCGGTTTCGCCGAGTACGCCGTCGCGGACGCCGCCGCCCTGCTGCCCGCGCCCGCTGCCCTGGACGACGCCGAAGCGGCCGCCCTCCACATCGGCTACCAGACGGGGTGGTTCGGCCTGCACCGGCGCGCCGGACTGGAAGTCGGCGAGACGCTGCTCGTCCACGCTGCCGCTGGAGGGGTCGGCAGCGCGGCCGTGCAGCTCGGAAAGGCCGCGGGCGCGACGGTCATCGGCGTTGTGGGCGGGGCCGACAAGGCGGCCGTGGCGCGGGAGCTGGGCTGCGACGTTGTCATCGACCGGCGTACGCAGGACGTCATCGCCGCCGTGAAGGAGGCGACCGGCGGCCGGGGCGCCGACGTGATCTACGACCCGGTCGGCGGCGACGCGTACGCCCAGTCCGCGAAGGTCGTCGCCTTCGAGGGCCGGATCGTCGTCGTGGGCTTCGCGAGCGGGTCGGTCCCCAGCCCCGCGCTGAACCACGCCCTCGTGAAGAACTACTCGATCCTCGGCCTGCACTGGGGCCTGTACAACACCAAGAACCCGAAGCTCGTCCAGCACTGCCACGAGCAGCTCACCGAACTGGCCGCGCGGGGCGCGATCAAGCCGCTGGTCAGCGAGCGGGTGCCGCTCGGCGGTGCCGCCGCGGCCGTGCAACGGGTCGCCGACGGCGTCACCACCGGCCGGGTCGCCGTGGTGCCCTCTCTGGAGAACGGAGCCGCCGCATGA
- a CDS encoding DUF6213 family protein: protein MNREVTLPLIVDDRGTLQVAAADVSKLLRTVGGRWLHLVEAGEEGLDEDTVAALTIELAKLADRIDVACIAHSSGTTAG, encoded by the coding sequence GTGAACCGCGAAGTGACTCTGCCTCTGATCGTCGACGACCGCGGCACGTTGCAGGTGGCGGCCGCCGACGTCAGCAAGCTGCTGCGCACGGTGGGCGGCCGGTGGCTGCATCTGGTGGAGGCCGGCGAGGAGGGGCTCGACGAGGACACGGTCGCGGCGCTCACGATCGAACTCGCCAAGCTCGCCGACCGCATCGACGTGGCGTGCATCGCGCACAGCAGCGGGACGACGGCCGGCTGA